The following are from one region of the Eubacterium sp. MSJ-33 genome:
- the rpsO gene encoding 30S ribosomal protein S15: protein MITADQKKEIIEKYARTAGDTGSPEVQVALLTARINDLNEHFKVHPKDHHSRRGLLKMVGQRRNLLAYLKSKDIERYRTLIEQLGLRK, encoded by the coding sequence ATGATTACAGCAGATCAGAAGAAAGAGATCATTGAGAAGTATGCTCGTACAGCAGGTGATACAGGTTCACCGGAGGTACAGGTTGCTCTTCTTACAGCAAGAATCAACGACCTGAATGAGCACTTCAAGGTACATCCAAAGGATCACCACTCAAGAAGAGGTCTTCTTAAGATGGTAGGTCAGAGAAGAAACCTTCTCGCATACCTTAAGAGCAAGGATATCGAGCGTTACAGAACACTTATCGAGCAGCTTGGTCTTAGAAAGTAA
- the aroC gene encoding chorismate synthase, producing MAGSIYGKLFTVTTWGESHGKGLGVVIDGCPAGISLTEEDIQIYLDRRKPGQNEFTTKRNEGDKVSILSGVFEGKTTGTPISLVVMNEDQKSKDYGTIAESYRPGHADYCFDEKYGFRDYRGGGRSSGRETIGRVAAGAVAAKVLKELGITLTAYTRAIGTYRVADENLNLDVINKNPLYMPDMECASQAAAYLQDMMEKKDSVGSMVECIITGVPAGVGEPVFDKLDAKLAQAVMSIGAVKAIEIGDGTAVAASIGSENNDNFYIDHGTVKKHTNHSGGTLGGMSDGSPILLRASFKPTPSIFQEQDTINRSHEEIKMEIKGRHDPIIGPRAVVVVESMCAITVLDLLMQNATVRLDNLKKIYQ from the coding sequence ATGGCAGGTTCTATATACGGAAAATTATTTACAGTAACAACATGGGGAGAATCTCACGGAAAAGGATTAGGGGTCGTGATTGACGGCTGTCCGGCCGGCATTTCCTTAACGGAAGAAGATATTCAGATTTACCTCGACCGCAGAAAGCCGGGACAAAATGAATTTACTACCAAACGAAACGAGGGAGACAAGGTATCTATCTTATCCGGTGTATTTGAAGGCAAAACAACCGGAACTCCTATCTCACTCGTTGTCATGAATGAAGATCAGAAGTCAAAGGATTACGGTACAATCGCAGAAAGCTACCGACCGGGACATGCCGATTACTGTTTTGACGAAAAATACGGCTTCCGGGATTACCGCGGTGGCGGACGTTCCTCCGGGCGGGAAACCATCGGCCGTGTGGCTGCCGGTGCAGTTGCCGCTAAAGTATTAAAGGAACTCGGCATTACACTTACTGCATATACACGCGCCATTGGCACTTATCGCGTTGCAGATGAGAATTTGAATCTGGATGTGATCAACAAGAATCCTCTGTATATGCCAGATATGGAATGTGCAAGCCAGGCTGCAGCCTATCTTCAGGACATGATGGAGAAAAAAGACTCTGTCGGTTCTATGGTGGAATGTATTATAACCGGAGTTCCTGCCGGGGTCGGAGAACCAGTATTTGACAAGTTGGACGCAAAACTTGCACAGGCGGTTATGTCCATCGGTGCAGTAAAAGCAATTGAAATCGGAGACGGAACCGCCGTTGCAGCATCCATCGGCTCTGAAAACAACGATAATTTCTATATAGATCACGGGACTGTCAAAAAACATACAAACCATTCAGGCGGTACGTTGGGTGGCATGAGCGATGGAAGTCCGATTTTGCTTCGTGCTTCCTTTAAACCGACTCCATCTATCTTTCAGGAGCAGGATACGATCAACCGCTCCCATGAAGAAATAAAAATGGAGATCAAAGGTCGCCACGATCCAATCATCGGTCCACGTGCAGTTGTTGTTGTGGAATCCATGTGTGCAATTACTGTATTGGATCTCCTGATGCAGAATGCCACAGTGCGGCTGGACAACCTGAAAAAGATTTACCAATAA
- a CDS encoding MBOAT family O-acyltransferase has protein sequence MVFSSIEFMFRFLPIFLIVYFAVPQRYRNPVLLIGSLIFYGVGEPSYIILMIISILVNHGAAALIYRAWKQEDESNTSTKTIRKIWLILAMVFNFGMLFIFKYLNFFIGIINGIAGTTVLKLVSLTLPLGISFYTFQAASYVIDIYRRKYAIADGILDFATYLCMFPQLIAGPIVNFDEVKDDMRKRKTSLSKIEWGTTIFVLGLAYKVLLANKIASLWNTIMVAGVMGIHPLTAWLGSWGFSMQLFFDFFGYSLMAIGLGRILGFKFPTNFKNPYCATSATDFWRRWHTTLGRWFREYVYIPLGGNRKGQKRMIINTFIVWLLTGLWHGANWNFLIWGMYFFVLLTVEKLFLLDKLEKHRILSHIYMLFVIPISWTIFNITDLPTLGNYLKRLFFLPVKGSIEANTFPKFLELFGTYWWLLAICAVCCTPVPIKLLRRFYKTWVCKVILLVLFWLSVYQIASGANNPFLYFRF, from the coding sequence ATGGTTTTTTCAAGTATAGAATTTATGTTCCGTTTCCTTCCGATATTTCTGATCGTATATTTTGCAGTACCACAGAGATACCGGAATCCTGTTTTGCTTATTGGAAGCTTGATTTTTTATGGAGTCGGAGAACCATCGTATATTATACTGATGATTATCTCCATTCTGGTCAATCATGGCGCGGCAGCTCTGATTTACCGCGCATGGAAACAAGAAGACGAATCAAATACATCAACAAAGACAATACGGAAAATCTGGCTGATACTTGCCATGGTTTTTAACTTTGGAATGTTGTTTATCTTTAAGTACCTGAATTTTTTTATTGGCATCATCAATGGAATCGCGGGTACAACTGTACTGAAACTAGTATCTCTCACTCTACCGCTTGGAATCAGTTTTTATACATTTCAGGCAGCATCCTATGTGATTGATATCTACCGCAGAAAATATGCGATTGCTGATGGTATTTTAGATTTTGCAACCTATCTGTGTATGTTTCCACAGCTCATTGCCGGGCCAATCGTGAATTTTGACGAAGTTAAAGATGATATGCGCAAGCGCAAAACAAGTCTGTCTAAAATCGAATGGGGCACGACTATCTTTGTGCTGGGACTCGCTTATAAGGTGTTGCTTGCAAACAAGATCGCATCCTTGTGGAATACGATCATGGTTGCCGGTGTCATGGGTATCCACCCACTCACCGCGTGGCTTGGCTCCTGGGGATTCTCGATGCAGCTTTTCTTCGACTTCTTCGGCTATTCCCTGATGGCAATTGGTCTGGGACGTATACTTGGATTTAAGTTTCCTACGAACTTCAAGAATCCATACTGTGCAACCTCTGCTACTGATTTCTGGAGAAGATGGCATACCACACTTGGACGCTGGTTCCGGGAATATGTATACATTCCTCTCGGTGGCAACCGCAAAGGCCAGAAACGTATGATAATCAATACATTTATTGTATGGTTACTGACCGGATTATGGCATGGAGCCAACTGGAACTTCCTAATATGGGGCATGTACTTTTTTGTATTACTCACGGTCGAGAAATTATTTTTACTGGATAAACTGGAAAAGCACAGGATTCTATCCCATATTTATATGCTGTTTGTAATTCCAATCTCGTGGACGATCTTCAACATTACTGATCTGCCTACACTCGGAAATTACTTAAAACGGCTGTTTTTCCTGCCGGTCAAAGGTTCGATTGAAGCAAACACATTTCCAAAGTTTCTGGAATTGTTTGGCACCTATTGGTGGCTGCTCGCAATCTGCGCTGTATGCTGTACGCCTGTACCGATCAAACTGTTGAGACGTTTTTATAAGACATGGGTTTGCAAAGTCATACTCCTTGTACTCTTCTGGCTCTCTGTCTATCAGATTGCTTCCGGAGCAAACAACCCATTTTTGTATTTTAGATTCTGA
- a CDS encoding GDSL-type esterase/lipase family protein, which translates to MNRQSKKPKNIWEFLRECPLVSMILLSVAGYTIYALFGAMSGEFKLKISKDHTIFMSAMIKEKPFTDNDDSSGSPTTQTSTTEADSGIDATDSDATIPAVPSDNQINNGPKPIDPVFATVPLRKARSAYYDDNDRVAQTTPYNYTTVDSDYFNDAAFIGDSRIEGLHDYGSLRINSSADFYYRDGVSIWDLMDKTMSNGETIPNALATKQYKKIFIMCGVNELGTGYAKNYQEQYKKVLDQIQELQPNAIIFINGIMHVTQSYADNSDVYNNDNIDCRNALVSEYADGIHIFYLDMNPSVCDMDNSIPMGVKADYSNDGIHLQAQYYSLWEDFLMQHGVSDDAFTTLQESSK; encoded by the coding sequence ATGAACAGACAATCCAAAAAGCCAAAAAATATATGGGAATTCCTTCGGGAATGTCCCCTTGTATCTATGATCCTGCTCTCGGTAGCCGGATATACCATCTATGCTTTGTTTGGTGCCATGAGTGGTGAATTCAAATTGAAGATTTCCAAAGATCATACGATTTTTATGTCCGCAATGATTAAAGAAAAACCATTTACAGATAACGATGATTCTTCTGGCAGTCCTACCACACAGACATCGACAACAGAAGCAGATTCCGGTATTGATGCAACGGATTCCGATGCAACTATACCGGCTGTTCCTTCAGATAACCAGATTAACAATGGTCCAAAACCAATTGATCCGGTTTTTGCAACCGTCCCACTGCGAAAAGCACGTTCTGCCTATTATGACGACAATGACCGTGTAGCTCAGACAACCCCATATAATTACACAACTGTGGATTCTGATTATTTTAATGATGCTGCATTTATTGGCGACTCCCGTATTGAGGGTCTGCATGATTATGGAAGTCTCCGCATCAATTCAAGCGCAGACTTCTATTACCGGGATGGCGTCTCCATCTGGGATCTGATGGATAAAACCATGTCGAACGGTGAAACTATTCCGAATGCACTTGCCACAAAGCAATACAAGAAGATATTTATCATGTGCGGTGTAAATGAGCTCGGAACCGGTTATGCAAAAAACTATCAGGAACAATACAAAAAAGTTCTTGATCAGATTCAGGAATTACAACCAAATGCAATTATATTTATTAACGGAATCATGCATGTAACCCAAAGCTATGCAGATAATTCCGACGTCTATAATAACGATAATATTGACTGTCGAAATGCGCTTGTCTCTGAATATGCAGATGGCATACATATCTTCTACCTGGATATGAACCCATCTGTCTGTGACATGGACAACTCGATTCCTATGGGCGTGAAAGCAGATTATTCCAACGATGGCATTCACCTGCAGGCACAGTATTACTCTCTGTGGGAAGATTTCCTGATGCAACATGGTGTAAGCGATGATGCTTTTACCACTTTGCAGGAAAGTTCCAAATAA
- the xerD gene encoding site-specific tyrosine recombinase XerD, producing METQIDNYIDYLNNVKHASANTVASYRRDLKKMSRFLADRGCVDVREARGTDLNAYVLQMESQGMSTATISRSIASMKSFFLFLLKQGVITEDYADALKPPKIEKRTPETLSIEEINLLLDQPSRLTPKEIRDKAMLELLYATGMRVSELINLKITDVNLTMNYILCRDVSKERVIPIENVAKVALENYIKSVRESISHGSMFLFTNMKGQPMTRQGFWKLIKAYATKAGIEKDITPHMIRHSFASHLVSNGADLKAVQEMLGHSDISTTQIYLRSRQSKLKEEYDKAHPRAKMA from the coding sequence ATGGAAACACAGATTGATAATTACATTGATTACTTGAATAATGTGAAACATGCAAGTGCAAATACGGTTGCTTCTTATCGAAGAGATCTGAAGAAGATGAGCCGGTTTTTAGCTGATAGAGGGTGCGTTGATGTACGCGAGGCTCGGGGAACAGATCTGAATGCTTATGTACTTCAGATGGAGAGTCAGGGGATGTCCACTGCAACCATATCCAGAAGTATTGCAAGTATGAAATCGTTTTTTCTGTTTCTTTTGAAACAGGGAGTGATTACAGAAGATTATGCGGACGCATTGAAACCGCCTAAGATTGAGAAGAGGACACCTGAAACGCTTTCGATTGAGGAGATCAACCTGCTTTTGGATCAGCCATCACGTTTGACACCGAAGGAGATTCGGGATAAGGCAATGTTGGAGCTTTTGTACGCGACAGGCATGCGGGTATCCGAATTGATTAATCTGAAGATTACAGATGTGAATCTGACGATGAATTATATTTTGTGCAGGGATGTATCGAAGGAACGTGTCATTCCGATTGAGAATGTTGCAAAGGTGGCACTTGAAAACTATATCAAATCTGTACGTGAGTCAATCAGTCATGGCAGTATGTTCCTGTTTACTAATATGAAGGGACAGCCGATGACAAGACAGGGCTTTTGGAAGTTGATCAAAGCATATGCGACGAAGGCAGGTATCGAAAAGGATATCACACCACATATGATCCGGCATTCTTTTGCATCCCATCTGGTATCGAATGGGGCAGATTTAAAGGCGGTACAGGAGATGCTCGGACATTCCGATATTTCTACGACACAGATTTATCTGCGCAGCAGACAGAGTAAGTTGAAAGAAGAGTACGATAAGGCACATCCACGTGCGAAGATGGCATAA
- a CDS encoding NUDIX hydrolase, with protein sequence MVEFKRKSLELLYDAKIVALYKDILETPDGGQVVYDLIKHKSGGGAGILLVDEQEYTYLVRQYRNSLDAVDLEIPAGGYSYHGEPGEICALREAEEETGWIPQDIYHVSNMISSVGTFDEKTDVYIGRSLKKGQRHLDPTEFIEIVRVPMEEAREMIYSGKIVDSKTIVAILAYYDKKSRGIFK encoded by the coding sequence ATGGTAGAATTTAAAAGAAAAAGCCTGGAATTATTGTATGATGCAAAGATTGTTGCTTTGTATAAGGATATATTAGAAACACCGGATGGCGGACAAGTAGTATATGATTTGATCAAACATAAATCCGGTGGTGGTGCAGGTATTTTACTGGTCGATGAACAAGAGTACACATATTTGGTACGGCAGTATCGAAACTCTCTGGATGCGGTGGATTTGGAGATCCCGGCAGGAGGGTATAGTTACCATGGAGAACCTGGTGAAATCTGTGCACTGCGGGAGGCAGAGGAAGAAACAGGCTGGATTCCGCAAGACATCTATCATGTAAGCAATATGATTTCTTCTGTTGGAACATTTGATGAAAAGACGGATGTCTATATTGGACGCAGCCTGAAGAAAGGACAGAGGCATTTAGATCCTACGGAATTTATCGAGATAGTTCGAGTTCCTATGGAAGAAGCCAGAGAAATGATCTATTCGGGTAAAATTGTAGATAGCAAGACGATTGTCGCGATTCTTGCTTATTATGATAAGAAGAGTCGAGGAATATTTAAGTAG
- the rny gene encoding ribonuclease Y → MAIAYRKNVAEAKLGKAEDKAREIIDEALKAAEAKKRETLLEAKEEAMKTKNEIDKEVKDRRNELQRMEKRVLSREENLDRKTEAVEKKEASLSRKEAELTKLKQEVSDLEAKRTQELERISGLTSEQAKEYLLKTVEDEVKHETAVMIKELETRAKEEADKKAKDYVVTAIQKCAVDHVSETTISLVQLPNDEMKGRIIGREGRNIRTLETMTGVDLIIDDTPEAVLLSSFDPVRREVARIALEKLIVDGRIHPARIEEMVEKAQKEVETMMREEGEAATLEVGVHGLHPELVRLLGKMKFRTSYGQNALKHSIEVAHLSGLLAGELGLDVRVAKRAGLLHDIGKSIDHDAGMEGSHVSIGVDLCRKYKESATIINAVEAHHGDVEPQSLIACIVQAADAISAARPGARRETLETYTTRLKSLEDIANGFKGVDKTFAIQAGREIRVMVVPEQVTDADMVLLARDISKKIESELEYPGTIKVNLIRESRVTDYAK, encoded by the coding sequence CTGGCTATTGCGTATCGTAAGAATGTGGCAGAAGCAAAGCTTGGTAAAGCAGAGGATAAGGCTAGAGAGATTATAGATGAAGCACTGAAAGCTGCGGAGGCAAAGAAACGTGAGACACTTCTTGAGGCGAAGGAAGAAGCCATGAAGACGAAGAATGAGATTGACAAAGAAGTCAAGGATCGTCGGAATGAACTTCAGCGTATGGAAAAACGTGTTCTTTCCAGAGAGGAAAATCTTGATCGAAAGACCGAAGCCGTAGAGAAGAAGGAAGCTTCATTATCACGTAAAGAAGCAGAACTCACAAAGCTGAAGCAGGAAGTTTCAGATTTGGAAGCAAAAAGAACTCAGGAACTGGAAAGAATTTCTGGATTAACCTCTGAACAAGCAAAGGAATACTTATTAAAGACTGTTGAAGACGAAGTTAAACATGAAACAGCAGTCATGATCAAAGAATTAGAAACACGAGCAAAAGAAGAAGCAGATAAGAAGGCAAAGGATTACGTTGTGACAGCCATTCAGAAATGTGCGGTTGATCATGTATCAGAGACAACGATATCCTTAGTACAGTTGCCTAATGATGAGATGAAGGGAAGAATCATAGGACGTGAAGGACGAAATATTCGTACTTTGGAGACTATGACAGGTGTTGATTTAATTATTGATGATACACCGGAAGCAGTTTTGCTTTCAAGTTTTGATCCGGTTCGTAGAGAAGTAGCCAGAATCGCACTTGAGAAGCTGATTGTGGATGGAAGAATCCATCCGGCACGTATTGAAGAGATGGTTGAGAAGGCTCAAAAAGAAGTTGAGACCATGATGCGTGAAGAGGGAGAGGCTGCGACCCTGGAAGTCGGTGTACATGGCTTGCATCCTGAGCTGGTACGTCTTCTTGGTAAGATGAAGTTCAGAACAAGTTATGGACAGAATGCGTTGAAGCATTCAATTGAAGTAGCTCATTTGTCCGGTTTGCTTGCCGGAGAGCTTGGGCTTGATGTTCGTGTGGCAAAGCGGGCAGGTTTGTTACATGATATCGGAAAATCTATTGATCATGATGCAGGTATGGAGGGTTCACATGTATCAATTGGTGTCGATCTTTGTAGAAAATACAAAGAGTCAGCAACGATTATCAATGCTGTTGAGGCACACCATGGAGATGTAGAGCCACAGAGTTTGATCGCATGTATTGTACAGGCTGCAGATGCAATATCCGCTGCACGTCCGGGTGCAAGACGCGAGACGTTGGAGACATATACAACACGTTTGAAGTCCTTGGAAGATATTGCCAATGGATTTAAGGGTGTTGATAAGACTTTTGCTATTCAGGCGGGACGAGAAATTCGAGTAATGGTAGTTCCAGAGCAGGTAACAGATGCGGATATGGTATTACTCGCACGTGATATCTCAAAGAAGATTGAATCTGAACTTGAGTATCCGGGAACAATCAAGGTAAACTTGATCCGAGAGTCCAGGGTAACCGATTACGCAAAGTAA
- a CDS encoding regulatory protein RecX, with translation MQNRQRTKSHKQPTTYSAFDTAIYYLTFRDRSRKELCDKLTEKGYEEAEITETIEKLMSYGYINDERYATSYIRSQMRGKGRRRITMELSGKGVDSEMTRELCTELVPDEAETIYDLLERRYGNLNFTDAGQMRRMYSFFARRGFRYEDIRRAVSEYRKNIEKI, from the coding sequence ATGCAGAACAGACAGAGAACGAAGAGTCATAAGCAACCAACTACATACAGTGCATTTGATACAGCAATTTACTATCTTACCTTCCGGGATCGTTCCCGGAAGGAACTTTGTGATAAATTGACAGAGAAGGGATATGAGGAAGCGGAGATTACAGAGACCATCGAGAAGTTGATGTCTTATGGCTATATCAATGATGAACGATATGCCACATCCTATATTCGAAGTCAGATGCGGGGAAAAGGCAGACGGCGCATTACAATGGAATTATCCGGTAAAGGGGTAGACTCCGAGATGACGCGAGAATTGTGTACAGAACTGGTGCCGGACGAAGCGGAGACCATTTACGATTTACTGGAAAGACGTTATGGTAACCTGAATTTTACAGATGCGGGACAGATGAGGCGCATGTATTCTTTCTTCGCACGCCGGGGATTTAGGTATGAGGATATTCGCAGAGCAGTGTCAGAATATAGAAAAAATATTGAAAAAATATAG
- the recA gene encoding recombinase RecA produces the protein MASEEKMKALDAALAQIEKQYGKGSVMKLGDQSANMGIDVVPTGSLSLDLALGLGGMPRGRIIEIYGPESSGKTTVALHVVAEVQKMGGIAGFIDAEHALDPTYAAHIGVDIDNLYISQPDNGEQALEITETMVRSGAVDVIIVDSVAALVPKAEIDGEMGDSHVGLHARLMSQALRKLTGIISKSNCVVIFINQLREKVGVMFGNPETTTGGRALKFYASVRLDVRRIETLKVGGEVVGNRTRVKVVKNKVAPPFKEAEFDIMFGKGISKEGDILDLAVLHDIINKAGAWYSYNGEKIGQGRENTKLYLANNPEVMEEIEQQVRNKCGIGVDAEQTENEES, from the coding sequence ATGGCAAGCGAAGAAAAGATGAAAGCATTGGATGCGGCACTGGCGCAGATTGAGAAGCAGTATGGTAAGGGTTCTGTGATGAAGCTCGGAGATCAGTCCGCAAATATGGGAATTGATGTAGTTCCGACAGGTTCTCTGAGTCTGGATCTGGCACTTGGACTCGGCGGTATGCCAAGAGGACGTATTATTGAGATTTATGGCCCGGAGTCAAGTGGTAAGACAACGGTTGCATTGCATGTTGTTGCAGAAGTACAGAAGATGGGTGGTATTGCAGGATTTATTGATGCAGAGCATGCACTCGATCCGACTTATGCGGCTCACATTGGCGTTGATATTGATAACCTGTATATTTCACAGCCGGATAACGGTGAGCAGGCATTGGAGATTACAGAGACGATGGTTCGTTCCGGTGCGGTAGATGTAATTATTGTGGACTCTGTGGCAGCACTTGTACCGAAGGCAGAGATTGACGGAGAGATGGGTGATTCACATGTTGGTCTGCATGCGAGATTGATGTCTCAGGCACTTCGGAAGCTGACCGGAATTATCAGTAAGTCCAATTGTGTGGTTATCTTTATTAATCAGCTTCGTGAGAAGGTAGGCGTGATGTTTGGTAACCCGGAGACAACAACCGGTGGACGTGCATTGAAGTTCTATGCATCCGTTCGTCTGGATGTACGTCGGATTGAGACACTGAAGGTTGGCGGCGAAGTCGTTGGTAACCGTACAAGAGTCAAAGTTGTAAAGAATAAGGTTGCGCCACCATTTAAGGAAGCTGAGTTTGATATTATGTTTGGTAAGGGTATTTCCAAGGAAGGTGATATTCTGGATCTGGCTGTTTTGCATGATATCATCAACAAGGCAGGTGCGTGGTACTCTTACAATGGTGAGAAGATCGGACAGGGACGTGAGAATACAAAGCTCTATCTTGCGAATAATCCGGAAGTGATGGAAGAGATCGAGCAGCAGGTACGAAATAAGTGTGGGATTGGCGTAGATGCAGAACAGACAGAGAACGAAGAGTCATAA
- a CDS encoding helix-turn-helix domain-containing protein, whose translation MKINQQLYRDYLFKDKTVLRAQYDPELEFYATIKSGNTEKTKELCLTPFTEKKGLGELAVTHLQSMKYHFAITMAMLARYCIEGGLDLSTSYTISDFYIRKADHVRNTAELNALHMTACMDYAKRMKNLRTGKITSKPIAKCIDYIYDHLHTKITLTELGELTELNPSYLSRLFHKETGMSLLKYVQHTKIETAKNMLLYSSYSVAEIASILAFSDQSYFSEIFKKQTGLTPKQYQSMYLNTSGLTNH comes from the coding sequence ATGAAAATTAATCAGCAATTATATCGAGATTATTTATTCAAGGATAAAACGGTGTTACGTGCCCAATACGATCCTGAATTAGAATTCTACGCTACAATTAAATCCGGCAATACAGAAAAGACCAAAGAACTTTGCCTTACACCTTTCACCGAAAAAAAAGGACTTGGGGAACTAGCTGTCACACATTTACAAAGTATGAAATATCATTTTGCCATCACTATGGCTATGCTCGCCCGTTACTGCATAGAAGGCGGACTTGATTTATCCACCTCCTATACCATCAGTGATTTCTATATCCGTAAAGCTGATCACGTCCGAAACACAGCAGAATTAAATGCTTTGCATATGACGGCCTGTATGGACTATGCTAAGCGTATGAAAAACCTGCGCACGGGAAAAATCACATCGAAACCAATTGCAAAATGTATTGATTATATTTATGATCACCTGCATACAAAAATCACATTAACCGAGCTTGGAGAATTAACTGAACTTAACCCGTCATATCTTTCCAGACTTTTTCACAAGGAAACAGGCATGTCACTTCTAAAATATGTTCAACATACAAAAATTGAAACAGCGAAAAATATGTTGCTATATTCTTCCTACTCTGTTGCAGAGATTGCATCTATTCTGGCTTTTTCTGATCAGAGCTATTTTTCTGAGATATTTAAAAAACAAACAGGACTGACACCAAAGCAGTATCAGTCCATGTATTTAAATACCTCTGGTCTTACAAATCATTAA